A single window of Bos javanicus breed banteng chromosome 19, ARS-OSU_banteng_1.0, whole genome shotgun sequence DNA harbors:
- the DUSP14 gene encoding dual specificity protein phosphatase 14, which translates to MSSRGHSTLPRTLMAPRMISEGDLGGIAQITSSLFLGRGSVASNRHLLQARGITCIVNATIEIPNFNWPQFEYVKVPLADMPHAPIGLYFDTVADKIHSVSRKHGATLVHCAAGVSRSATLCIAYLMKFHNVCLLEAYNWVKARRPVIRPNVGFWRQLIDYERQLFGKSTVKMVQTPYGIVPDVYEKESRHLLPYWGI; encoded by the coding sequence ATGAGCTCCAGAGGTCACAGCACGCTCCCCCGGACTCTCATGGCCCCCCGGATGATTTCTGAGGGAGACCTGGGAGGCATTGCGCAGATCACCTCCTCGCTCTTCCTGGGCAGAGGCAGCGTAGCCTCCAACCGGCACCTCCTCCAGGCTCGCGGCATCACCTGCATTGTGAACGCTACCATCGAGATCCCCAATTTCAACTGGCCCCAGTTTGAATACGTTAAAGTGCCTCTGGCGGACATGCCTCACGCCCCCATTGGACTGTACTTTGACACCGTGGCCGACAAGATCCACAGCGTGAGCCGGAAACACGGGGCCACCCTGGTGCACTGTGCTGCGGGGGTCAGCCGCTCGGCCACGCTCTGCATCGCGTACCTGATGAAATTCCACAACGTGTGCCTACTGGAGGCCTACAACTGGGTGAAAGCCCGGAGGCCCGTCATCAGGCCCAACGTCGGCTTCTGGAGGCAACTGATAGACTACGAGCGGCAGCTTTTTGGGAAGTCGACAGTTAAGATGGTACAGACACCGTACGGCATAGTGCCGGACGTTTACGAGAAGGAGTCCCGACACCTGCTGCCTTACTGGGGGATCTGA